One segment of Polypterus senegalus isolate Bchr_013 chromosome 8, ASM1683550v1, whole genome shotgun sequence DNA contains the following:
- the LOC120534542 gene encoding putative nuclease HARBI1, giving the protein MDYLDYFNDGKRPPPRPERRLLKDRSNPLNDFDDLHFLDRFRMSKENATEIIGLLQPKLTGDLVRGTPISPSLQILITLRFLACGTYHRETGDLCGVGESTVCKIVHKVCSAICELKKDFIKFPNAAEQATCKVDFYEYGNFPGVIGCIDGCHIPIKCPSTADAEEFRNRKNWFSINVQGVCTPTMQFSNIVAHWKGSTHDSRIFHNSSLYTQFEARQHSGILLGDSGYAQTNFLFTPYPHPVRPEQQRYNQAHILTRGLIERMFGVWKNCFQCL; this is encoded by the coding sequence ATGGATTACCTTGACTATTTCAATGACGGTAAGAGACCACCACCAAGGCCAGAAAGAAGGTTGCTAAAAGACAGGAGCAACCCACTAAATGATTTTGatgatttacattttcttgacCGTTTCCGTATGTCAAAGGAAAATGCAACAGAAATAATTGGTTTGCTGCAGCCCAAGCTTACAGGTGACTTAGTCAGAGGCACCCCTATTTCTCCTTCCTTACAAATATTAATTACCTTAAGGTTTTTGGCATGTGGAACCTACCATCGGGAAACTGGGGATTTGTGTGGTGTAGGTGAATCAACAGTGTGCAAAATAGTACACAAAGTCTGCAGTGCTATATGTGAACTGAAAAAGGATTTCATCAAGTTCCCAAATGCTGCTGAACAGGCCACCTGCAAGGTAGATTTCTATGAATATGGGAACTTCCCTGGAGTCATTGGTTGTATCGATGGCTGCCACATTCCCATCAAGTGTCCCTCTACAGCAGATGCTGAGGAATTCAGAAATCGTAAAAACTGGTTTTCAATAAATGTACAAGGAGTGTGCACTCCCACTATGCAGTTCTCCAATATTGTTGCACACTGGAAAGGTTCAACTCATGACTCAAGGATTTTCCACAACTCCTCTTTATATACTCAGTTTGAAGCAAGACAACACTCTGGAATTCTACTTGGTGACAGTGGGTATGCGCAGACAAACTTCTTGTTCACCCCTTATCCCCATCCAGTCAGACCAGAGCAACAGCGCTATAACCAAGCTCACATTCTCACCAGAGGGCTAATAGAGCGCATGTTTGGTGTATGGAAGAATTGTTTCCAGTGTCTCTGA
- the LOC120533869 gene encoding uncharacterized protein LOC120533869: MDKDKRKRSKNFSEFEKTLFKQIVSNYPVIENKQHDSGTENKKKKAWISILNEFNSNEKVTKRTLQQVQVLWKNIKINLKKTTAATRQERFKTGGGLPVPPDTEELGDLLAGIIESQQPLEGIPDDDHLDSSDDLIFTQDLGGAGNSQEAQMNPSAASTNMQQHPVSCGSISQHPAVSNPGSRSRGKRMTIHEKLAIEFHECKLKYLKEEHEVKMKILHLELSMKEREMKQQQCQLSLEPNLS, translated from the exons AtggataaagacaaaagaaaacgctCAAAAAACTTCAGTGAATTTGAGAAGaccctttttaaacaaattgtatcaaactatcctgtaattgaaaacaaacagcatgattcaggtacagaaaacaagaagaagaaagcatggatttccatattgaatgaattcaactcaaatgaaaaagtaacCAAACGGACACTCCAACAAGTTCAG GTCCtgtggaaaaacataaaaataaacctgaaaaaaacaaCTGCTGCTACGCGTCAAGAGCGTTTCAAGACAGGTGGGGGACTTCCAGTTCCACCAGACACAGAGGAGTTGGGggacttgttggctgggattattgAAAGTCAGCAACCCCTGGAAGGTATTCCAGATGATGACCATTTGGACAGTTCAG ATGACCTGATCTTCACCCAGGACTTGGGGGGTGCAGGAAACAGTCAAGAGGCTCAAATGAATCCATCAGCAGCCAGCACCAACATGCAGCAGCATCCAGTCTCCTGTGGTAGCATTAGTCAGCATCCAGCAGTCTCTAATCCAGGCAGCAGGTCAAGAGGGAAAAGGATGACCATTCATGAGAAACTTGCCATAGAGTTCcatgaatgtaaattaaaatatttaaaagaagaacatgaagtcaaaatgaaaattcttcaTCTTGAGTTGtctatgaaagagagagagatgaagcagCAGCAGTGTCAATTGTCTTTGGAACCAAAcctcagttaa